One part of the Falco peregrinus isolate bFalPer1 unplaced genomic scaffold, bFalPer1.pri scaffold_42, whole genome shotgun sequence genome encodes these proteins:
- the LOC129783452 gene encoding olfactory receptor 14C36-like: MSNSSSITQFLLLALADTRELQLLHFWLSLGIYLAALMANGLIITAIVCDHHLQTPMYFFLLNLSLLDLGSISTTLPKAMANSLWDTRDISYPGCAAQLFLIVFFLSAECSLLTVMAYDRYVAICQPLHYGTLLGSRACVHMAAAAWASAFLYAALHTANTLSLPLCQGNALGQFFCEIPQILKLSCSHTYLREVGLIVASVLVVFGCFIFIILSYMQIFRAVLRIPSEQGRHKAFSTCLPHLAVISLFLSTAMFAHLKPPSISSPSLDLVVAVLYLVVPPAVNPLIYSMRNQELKGAMCKLITVSSSEGIKL; this comes from the coding sequence atgtccaacagcagctccatcacccagttcctcctcctggcattggcagacacgcgggagctgcagctcttgcacttctggctctccctgggcatctacctggctgccctcatggccaacggACTCATCATCACTGCCATAGTGTGCGACCACCACCTGCaaacccccatgtacttcttcctcctcaacctctccctcctcgacctgggctccatctccaccactctccccaaagccatggccaactccctctgggacaccagggacatctcctacccaggatgtgctgcacagctcttcctgattgtctttttcctttcagcggagtgttctctcctcactgtcatggcctatgaccgctacgtggccatctgccagcccctgcactacgggaccctgctgggcagcagagcttgtgtccacatggcagcagctgcctgggccagtgcgTTTCTCTatgctgcgctgcacacggccaatacactgtcactgccgctctgccaaggcaatgccctgggacagttcttctgtgaaatcccacagatcctcaagctctcctgctcacacacctacctcagggaagtggggcttatTGTGGCTAGTGTCTTAGTAGTATTTgggtgtttcattttcattattctgtCTTACatgcagatcttcagggctgtgctgaggatcccctctgagcagggacggcacaaagccttttccacgtgcctccctcacctggccgtgatctccctctttctcagcactgccatGTTTGCCCACCTGAagcccccctccatctcctccccatccctggacctggtggtggCAGTTCTCTACTtggtggtgcctccagcagtgaaccccctcatctacagcatgaggaaccaggagctgaagggtgCAATGTGCAAACTGATAACTGTATCTTCTTctgaaggaataaaattatga